A single window of Arcobacter venerupis DNA harbors:
- a CDS encoding ABC transporter ATP-binding protein yields MEKIDLKYIWNLLLKKKKLLIIGQLITVITILISVPIPLMLPALVDEVLLNKPAFFVLNINDLFGEGTAFYYIFIVSLGVVFLRLIYFLLSVLTTKIFTNIAKYVTFKIRENLLFHLKIVSMNEYESLGSGAISANLITDVNTLDNFVISGISKLVTSILTLIAVAIVIIVIHPVLGLMIITIQPLIMFLSRKIVKQVGNLKKEENQAIEDFQNNIGESLDLFSQIKASNKEEDFFKTAILKAKNIQITSNNYGYKSVAFERFSFTLFLIVFEILRATGLVMVMYSDLSIGMMLAMFGYIWFIMTPVQDILSMQYSYATAIAALNRINKILQLRNEPNGTKFFEDNKNGIDIKLENLNFFYNENKDILKNISLEIKAGEKVALIGASGSGKTTLAQIIAGFYTKISGEQKYNNIKIEELNKKSLRSEIFLVLQMPILFNNTLRFNITMGDEEISDESINKALEIAQLKQSVENMNDKLDTIVGKHGVRLSGGQRQRLSIARMIIANPSIVIFDESTSALDVLTETKLFNDLKPILENKTVITIAHRLSTVKNVNKIYVLDDGKIVQEGNHNKLEKEEGHYLEFIKNQLI; encoded by the coding sequence ATGGAAAAAATTGATTTAAAATATATTTGGAACTTACTTTTAAAAAAGAAAAAACTTCTTATAATAGGTCAATTAATAACTGTTATTACAATTTTAATAAGTGTTCCGATACCTTTAATGCTTCCAGCACTTGTAGATGAAGTTCTTTTAAATAAACCAGCTTTTTTTGTATTGAATATAAATGATTTATTTGGAGAAGGAACAGCTTTTTATTATATATTTATAGTAAGTTTAGGTGTAGTTTTTCTAAGACTTATATATTTTTTGTTATCTGTTTTAACTACAAAAATATTTACAAATATTGCAAAATATGTAACTTTTAAAATAAGAGAAAATTTACTTTTCCATTTAAAAATAGTTTCTATGAATGAATATGAAAGTTTAGGAAGTGGTGCAATTTCAGCAAATTTAATAACTGATGTAAATACATTAGATAATTTTGTTATATCAGGAATTAGCAAACTTGTTACATCTATTTTAACTTTAATAGCAGTTGCAATAGTAATTATAGTAATTCATCCAGTTTTAGGATTAATGATAATAACAATTCAACCCTTAATAATGTTTTTATCAAGAAAAATAGTAAAACAAGTTGGAAATTTAAAAAAAGAAGAAAATCAAGCAATTGAAGATTTTCAAAATAATATTGGAGAATCTTTAGATTTATTTAGTCAAATTAAAGCAAGTAATAAAGAAGAAGATTTTTTTAAAACAGCAATTTTAAAAGCAAAAAATATTCAAATTACTTCAAATAATTATGGATATAAAAGTGTGGCATTTGAAAGATTTTCTTTCACACTATTTTTGATTGTATTTGAGATTTTAAGAGCAACTGGTTTAGTTATGGTTATGTATAGCGATTTATCTATTGGTATGATGCTTGCAATGTTTGGTTATATTTGGTTTATTATGACTCCTGTACAAGATATATTATCTATGCAATATTCGTATGCAACTGCAATTGCAGCATTAAATAGAATAAATAAAATTTTACAACTTAGAAATGAACCAAATGGAACAAAATTCTTTGAAGATAATAAAAATGGTATAGATATAAAATTAGAAAATCTTAATTTTTTTTATAATGAAAATAAAGATATTTTAAAAAATATATCTTTAGAAATAAAAGCAGGTGAAAAAGTAGCTTTAATTGGTGCAAGTGGAAGTGGAAAAACAACTTTAGCACAAATAATTGCAGGCTTTTATACTAAGATAAGTGGTGAACAAAAATATAATAATATAAAAATTGAAGAGTTAAATAAAAAAAGTTTGAGAAGTGAAATTTTCCTTGTTTTGCAAATGCCAATATTATTTAATAATACACTAAGATTTAATATAACTATGGGAGATGAAGAGATAAGTGATGAATCTATAAATAAAGCTTTAGAAATTGCACAACTAAAACAAAGTGTAGAAAATATGAATGATAAACTTGATACGATAGTAGGGAAGCATGGAGTAAGACTTAGTGGAGGGCAAAGACAAAGATTATCTATTGCTAGAATGATTATTGCAAATCCATCTATTGTGATTTTTGATGAATCAACTTCTGCACTTGATGTTCTTACTGAAACAAAATTATTTAATGATTTAAAACCTATTTTAGAAAATAAAACAGTTATTACAATTGCACACAGATTAAGTACAGTAAAAAATGTAAATAAAATATATGTACTTGATGATGGCAAAATAGTTCAAGAAGGAAATCATAATAAATTAGAAAAAGAAGAGGGACACTATTTAGAATTTATTAAAAATCAACTAATTTAA
- a CDS encoding response regulator transcription factor — protein MSKNVLLIEDDLQMQKLIFEYLQDYDFTCTAFSHPKDALENFKNNNDYAIIILDLMLPDIDGFDLFKKLKQIKDIPIIISSARGDIGNKIHGFELGADDYLAKPYEPRELVLRIEHILKKNLSNKITIGEFVIDKDNRTVILDDFPIDLTKIEFEIFIFLIDNINKISSREQILHATSLDENTKNRTIDMHISNIRYKIGDDSKNPKYIKSVWGIGYKFVG, from the coding sequence TTGAGTAAAAATGTTTTATTAATTGAAGATGATTTACAAATGCAAAAATTAATATTTGAATATTTACAAGATTATGATTTTACTTGTACGGCTTTTTCACATCCAAAAGATGCCCTTGAAAACTTCAAAAATAACAACGACTACGCAATTATAATTCTTGATTTAATGCTTCCTGATATTGATGGTTTTGATTTATTTAAAAAACTAAAACAGATAAAAGATATTCCTATTATCATCTCATCTGCAAGGGGTGATATAGGAAATAAAATCCACGGTTTTGAGCTTGGAGCCGATGATTATTTAGCAAAACCCTATGAACCAAGGGAACTTGTTTTAAGAATTGAACATATTTTAAAAAAGAATTTATCAAATAAAATCACTATTGGTGAATTTGTAATTGATAAAGATAATAGAACTGTAATTTTAGATGATTTTCCAATAGATTTAACAAAAATAGAGTTTGAAATATTTATATTTTTAATTGATAATATAAATAAAATATCATCAAGAGAGCAGATACTACATGCAACTTCATTGGATGAAAATACAAAAAATAGAACAATAGACATGCATATTTCAAATATTAGATATAAAATTGGTGATGACTCAAAAAATCCTAAATATATCAAATCTGTTTGGGGTATTGGTTATAAGTTTGTAGGATAA
- the hutX gene encoding heme utilization cystosolic carrier protein HutX, with amino-acid sequence MKKKIEEILNQNPEISTLEIAQKLNVNEYEVLQNINDNIAKAVDGSKFDEIIEDISTWGKILMIKITPSFVIEIKDNMPTGTYGHGYYNFDSNDSSISGHLKVNDIEKIIFISKKHRGMISHSVVFYDIQGEHILKIFVNRDENKELNQEQVEKFMELKDKF; translated from the coding sequence ATGAAAAAAAAGATTGAAGAGATTTTAAATCAAAATCCAGAAATTTCTACATTGGAAATAGCACAAAAATTAAATGTTAATGAATATGAGGTATTACAGAATATAAATGATAATATTGCTAAAGCAGTTGATGGTTCAAAATTTGACGAAATAATCGAAGATATTTCCACATGGGGGAAGATACTAATGATAAAAATTACTCCATCTTTTGTAATAGAAATTAAAGATAATATGCCAACTGGGACTTATGGACACGGGTATTATAATTTTGATTCTAATGACTCTTCAATTTCAGGACATTTAAAAGTAAATGATATTGAAAAAATCATTTTTATATCTAAAAAACATCGAGGGATGATATCTCATAGTGTGGTTTTTTATGATATACAAGGTGAACATATTCTAAAAATATTTGTAAATAGAGATGAAAATAAAGAGCTAAATCAAGAACAAGTAGAAAAATTTATGGAATTAAAAGATAAATTTTAA
- a CDS encoding ArsS family sensor histidine kinase, whose protein sequence is MSIFKKISILFIISLTLMSIIGFWIDNINSKRVDSLVKEKYIKISNELFENIENKSLLDKLIKIYDLEYKKSIKKEKDYEVLYDNRLTFGNIIILKKSFDDEFIIKIKYLDDEYILESPDEKNIIDKLILNILVFTDIFVLILIFLYLIKLLSPLKVITKQLTNFANGDLSSRLDISSKDEIGVLAITFNKMANSLENSIKTREELLRDIGHELRTPIAKGKFAIEKIDDFSQKELLKKIFFDLEILTNELIELEKLDLTKLNLTNFTAETLIVESLGKLYLEDESKIDINIVDNFKILGDLHYLSVALKNLIDNALKYAISFPIIIEVNKKEILISNKGKKLSKEIEYYLKPFTQELSQRDGFGLGLSIVKKIIDKHNFKLDYSYENEFNTFKIYLLIP, encoded by the coding sequence ATGTCAATTTTTAAAAAAATATCAATTTTATTTATCATTAGTTTAACTCTTATGTCTATTATTGGTTTTTGGATTGATAATATAAATTCAAAAAGAGTAGATAGTTTAGTAAAAGAAAAATATATAAAAATCTCAAATGAACTATTTGAAAATATTGAAAATAAAAGTCTATTAGATAAGTTAATTAAAATTTATGATTTAGAATATAAAAAAAGCATAAAAAAAGAGAAAGATTATGAAGTTTTATATGATAATAGACTCACTTTTGGAAATATTATAATTCTAAAAAAATCCTTTGATGATGAATTTATTATAAAAATAAAATATTTAGATGATGAGTATATTTTAGAATCTCCCGATGAAAAAAATATCATAGATAAACTGATATTAAATATTCTTGTTTTTACAGATATTTTTGTTTTAATTCTAATCTTTTTATATCTAATAAAACTACTATCACCTTTAAAAGTCATAACCAAACAGCTCACAAATTTTGCAAATGGTGATTTATCAAGTAGGTTAGATATATCTTCAAAAGATGAAATAGGAGTTTTGGCAATTACCTTTAATAAAATGGCTAATTCCCTTGAAAATTCTATAAAAACAAGAGAAGAACTCTTAAGAGATATTGGACATGAACTTCGAACTCCTATTGCAAAAGGTAAATTTGCTATTGAAAAAATTGATGATTTTTCCCAAAAAGAGTTATTGAAAAAGATTTTTTTTGATCTAGAAATTTTAACAAATGAGTTAATAGAACTTGAAAAGCTGGATCTTACAAAACTAAATCTCACAAATTTCACTGCTGAAACTTTAATTGTAGAATCACTTGGAAAACTCTATTTAGAAGATGAGTCAAAAATAGATATAAATATAGTTGATAATTTTAAGATTTTAGGAGATTTACACTACTTATCAGTAGCTCTTAAAAATTTAATTGATAATGCTTTGAAATATGCTATTTCATTCCCAATAATTATTGAAGTAAATAAAAAAGAGATATTAATTTCAAATAAAGGTAAAAAACTATCAAAAGAGATAGAGTATTACTTAAAACCCTTTACACAAGAACTATCTCAAAGGGACGGCTTTGGATTAGGTTTAAGTATTGTAAAAAAGATTATTGATAAACATAATTTTAAATTGGATTACTCTTATGAAAATGAGTTTAATACCTTTAAAATTTATCTTTTAATTCCATAA
- a CDS encoding DUF1924 domain-containing protein, protein MRILLLTALFLNLTFASVVDDYLSTLKQEVLKINPTFTTFDAKRGEEIFTSKHIGKKGKEISCTTCHTINLNNSGENTFTGKTIEPLSPKANPKRFTDVKEIEKWMKRNFNDVYNREGSALEKGDVTTYIINK, encoded by the coding sequence ATGAGAATTCTACTCCTAACAGCCCTATTTCTAAATCTAACTTTCGCAAGTGTTGTTGATGATTATCTAAGCACTTTAAAACAAGAGGTTTTAAAAATTAATCCAACTTTCACAACGTTTGATGCCAAAAGAGGTGAAGAGATTTTCACCTCAAAACATATTGGTAAAAAAGGCAAAGAGATTTCATGTACAACTTGTCACACTATTAATCTTAATAATAGTGGAGAAAACACTTTCACTGGAAAAACTATTGAACCCCTTTCTCCAAAAGCAAATCCAAAAAGATTTACAGATGTTAAAGAGATTGAAAAATGGATGAAAAGAAACTTTAACGATGTTTATAATCGTGAGGGATCTGCACTTGAAAAAGGTGATGTAACAACTTACATCATAAATAAATAA
- a CDS encoding diacylglycerol kinase, with protein sequence MRNQPKYNFFKNTSYALKGLIDLIKTETSFKIELIITIILLPVIIFIDVSLTNKALMFITLMGMILAETTNSAIERVVDLVTLEHHDMAGRAKDVGSAIVFLSIFIFIVTWAIVLIDTL encoded by the coding sequence TTGAGAAATCAACCTAAATATAATTTTTTTAAAAATACCTCTTATGCATTAAAAGGTTTAATTGACTTAATCAAAACAGAGACTTCTTTTAAAATAGAGTTAATCATAACTATTATTTTACTTCCTGTAATTATTTTTATTGATGTAAGCCTTACTAACAAAGCTTTAATGTTCATTACTTTAATGGGAATGATCCTAGCAGAAACTACAAATAGTGCAATCGAGCGAGTTGTTGATTTAGTAACTTTGGAACATCATGATATGGCAGGACGAGCTAAAGATGTAGGAAGTGCTATAGTATTTTTAAGTATTTTTATCTTTATTGTAACTTGGGCAATTGTACTAATAGATACTTTGTAA
- a CDS encoding cytochrome b/b6 domain-containing protein, which translates to MKKSYIWSMPTRVFHWLFVLFILLAFLSDDEAKLLNYHAIAGYAVLILLIFRAFWGFFGPKYSLFKDFPANLQSSKDFLKNIFEEKQKYIGHNPLASYVLIAMFIVAFLTILSGILAFGVQEGKGILAFLNSSYFKDMKLFKEIHELLSNLFIALIIAHILGILVDRLLHKKHETLNSIITGYKVTNDDESIKLNIYQKVFAGIMFIFFISFLCFNLYKPTNILTSSIYKPVDYQTQNAAFVNECASCHTLYPPNLLPKKSWELIMSNLENHFGDDASIDEKLNENILAFLIKNSAETSTMKNSWKFLNSIGDKDIIAMTKTTYWEKKHKDIPKEIFDNEKVKSKANCKACHTDIEKGLIDNENIKNLSAFK; encoded by the coding sequence ATGAAAAAATCATATATTTGGTCAATGCCAACTAGAGTTTTTCACTGGCTTTTTGTACTATTTATTTTATTAGCTTTTTTAAGTGATGATGAAGCTAAATTATTAAATTATCATGCAATAGCAGGATATGCCGTATTAATTCTTCTTATTTTTAGAGCTTTTTGGGGATTCTTTGGACCTAAATATTCATTATTTAAGGATTTTCCAGCAAATCTTCAAAGTTCAAAAGATTTTCTAAAAAATATATTTGAAGAAAAACAAAAGTATATTGGTCATAATCCCTTGGCTTCTTATGTATTAATTGCCATGTTCATTGTGGCTTTTTTAACTATACTTTCTGGTATTTTAGCCTTTGGTGTTCAAGAGGGAAAAGGTATTTTAGCTTTTTTAAATAGTTCATATTTTAAAGATATGAAACTTTTTAAAGAGATACATGAACTTTTATCAAATCTCTTTATAGCTTTAATAATTGCCCATATTTTGGGTATTTTAGTTGATAGATTACTTCATAAAAAACATGAAACTCTTAATTCTATAATTACAGGTTACAAAGTTACAAATGATGATGAAAGTATAAAATTAAACATCTATCAAAAAGTATTTGCAGGAATTATGTTTATATTTTTTATTAGTTTTTTATGTTTTAATCTTTACAAACCAACTAATATCTTAACCTCATCAATTTACAAACCTGTGGATTATCAAACACAAAATGCAGCCTTTGTAAATGAGTGTGCTTCATGTCACACTTTGTACCCTCCAAATCTTTTACCAAAAAAGTCTTGGGAATTAATCATGAGCAATTTAGAAAATCACTTTGGTGATGATGCTTCAATAGATGAAAAATTAAATGAAAATATTCTAGCTTTTCTAATTAAAAATAGTGCCGAAACCTCAACTATGAAAAATAGTTGGAAGTTTTTAAACTCTATTGGAGACAAAGATATTATTGCTATGACTAAAACAACTTATTGGGAAAAAAAACATAAAGATATACCAAAAGAGATTTTTGATAATGAAAAAGTTAAAAGCAAAGCAAACTGCAAAGCTTGCCATACAGATATAGAAAAAGGATTAATTGATAATGAAAATATTAAAAATCTTTCTGCTTTTAAGTAG
- a CDS encoding heme/hemin ABC transporter substrate-binding protein: MLNIIKLVLILILASNHAFASKIVSVGGSITETIIALGHEKELIGVDQSSIYPKEVTSKLPNVGYWLTLPQEGILSLKPEVVIISSQAEPKKVVESLPKYGIKTYIIEDKPSLESAKIKIKQIGEILGEDKKASEIINRIENNFLKMKEEIKDKDRPKVLFLFSRGEGTVMAAGTQTKPGVMINLAGGENVVNSKQYTKISSESILEMNPDVIITSNHAGESGLDNNIVSSTNAGKNNQIYSMDMLLISGFTVRVDTALQKLSCILNNQQLTYCK; encoded by the coding sequence ATGCTTAATATAATTAAATTAGTTTTAATTTTAATTTTAGCAAGTAATCATGCTTTTGCTTCAAAAATTGTAAGTGTTGGTGGTAGTATTACAGAAACTATTATTGCTCTTGGTCATGAAAAAGAATTAATAGGTGTTGATCAATCAAGTATATATCCAAAAGAAGTAACCTCAAAACTTCCTAATGTGGGATATTGGTTGACTTTACCTCAAGAAGGAATCTTATCTTTAAAACCTGAAGTTGTAATTATTAGTAGTCAAGCCGAACCTAAAAAAGTTGTGGAAAGTCTTCCTAAGTATGGAATAAAAACATACATTATCGAGGATAAACCATCTTTAGAATCTGCAAAAATTAAAATTAAACAAATTGGTGAGATTTTAGGAGAAGATAAAAAAGCATCAGAAATTATTAATAGAATAGAAAATAATTTTTTAAAAATGAAAGAAGAGATAAAAGATAAAGATAGACCTAAAGTATTATTTTTATTTTCAAGAGGTGAAGGTACAGTAATGGCTGCTGGAACGCAAACAAAACCAGGAGTTATGATAAATTTAGCTGGTGGAGAAAATGTAGTTAATAGTAAACAATATACTAAAATTTCTTCAGAATCTATTTTAGAAATGAATCCTGATGTAATAATAACATCTAATCATGCAGGAGAAAGTGGACTTGACAATAATATTGTAAGTTCAACAAATGCAGGTAAAAATAATCAAATTTATTCTATGGATATGCTTTTAATTTCAGGTTTTACTGTTAGAGTTGATACTGCTTTACAAAAATTATCTTGTATATTAAATAATCAACAATTAACATATTGTAAATAA
- a CDS encoding helix-turn-helix domain-containing protein, translating to MTKLSRSELFKTGKVLVKEERSKFFIKQIATINNQFIDLKIINAMVEDNIYLNIVDNNIKLSHIQKLRSKSKQLQIRIILQGKLEKLNHSTNEKKIYNKNEISLEYEEDIEESLLNKQGQHLKYICITLDEKYLSENGFFSNMFINNFSKKLYEPDLENRFHELFNREYTSGLDKIYLKNKTMETILYVLEKVEKLEKLNLIGLDDEDVKRIKKAKMIIDESFQENITIAFLSKKVALNQTKLKKGFKQLFNKTVHEYLKNIRLEKAVEYLKINKYSVKEVSLMVGYTNQGSFSYAFSNKYNCLPKDIQKKSDL from the coding sequence ATGACTAAATTATCAAGATCTGAACTTTTTAAAACTGGTAAAGTATTAGTGAAAGAAGAAAGGAGCAAATTTTTTATAAAACAAATAGCAACTATAAATAATCAATTTATAGATTTGAAAATAATAAATGCCATGGTTGAAGACAATATTTATTTAAATATTGTCGATAATAATATTAAATTATCACATATTCAAAAACTTCGTAGTAAAAGTAAACAACTTCAAATAAGAATAATATTACAAGGTAAACTTGAAAAGTTAAACCACTCAACAAATGAAAAGAAAATTTATAACAAAAATGAAATAAGTTTAGAATATGAAGAAGATATTGAAGAATCTTTATTAAATAAACAGGGGCAACATTTAAAATATATATGTATAACTTTAGATGAAAAATATCTAAGTGAAAATGGATTTTTTTCCAATATGTTCATAAATAACTTTAGTAAAAAGTTATATGAACCTGATTTAGAAAATAGATTTCATGAGCTATTTAATAGAGAGTATACGAGTGGTCTTGATAAAATTTATTTGAAAAACAAGACTATGGAAACAATACTTTATGTTCTTGAAAAAGTAGAAAAACTAGAAAAACTTAATCTAATTGGCTTAGATGATGAAGATGTAAAAAGAATAAAAAAAGCAAAAATGATAATAGATGAATCATTTCAAGAAAATATAACTATCGCTTTTTTATCAAAAAAAGTGGCATTAAATCAAACAAAATTAAAAAAAGGATTTAAACAACTTTTTAATAAAACAGTTCACGAATATTTAAAAAATATTAGACTTGAAAAAGCCGTAGAATATTTAAAAATAAATAAATATTCTGTAAAAGAAGTTTCTTTAATGGTTGGATATACAAATCAAGGAAGTTTTTCTTATGCTTTTTCAAATAAATATAATTGTTTGCCTAAGGATATTCAAAAAAAATCCGATTTATGA
- a CDS encoding phosphatase PAP2 family protein → MLKSLNKQIVITAILLIAVIALFQFSNLDIFVQNFFYNFDTKNWLLQKEESILRFFLYDGIKVLLIIFAVAILFSLIFLRKKQFIQEYKKGLIIVLLSAIFVPSLIGTLKAVTNTPCPCDIVHFNGTYPDIKVFDSYPKDFVQTSKIKCWPAGHASGGFALMALFFLFKTVKNQKRALIGALIVGWSMGTYKMLLGDHFLSHTIITMLLAWLIILLIVKLTQFKQKVTLEKST, encoded by the coding sequence ATGCTAAAATCTCTCAATAAGCAAATAGTAATTACAGCTATTTTATTAATAGCTGTAATTGCACTTTTTCAATTTAGCAATTTAGATATATTTGTACAAAACTTTTTTTATAATTTTGATACAAAAAATTGGTTATTACAAAAAGAAGAATCCATTCTGAGATTTTTTTTATATGATGGGATAAAAGTTCTACTTATTATATTTGCTGTAGCTATTTTATTCTCTTTAATTTTTTTAAGAAAAAAGCAGTTTATACAAGAGTATAAAAAAGGTTTAATTATTGTTTTATTATCAGCTATTTTTGTTCCATCACTCATAGGTACATTAAAAGCCGTTACAAATACACCTTGTCCTTGTGATATTGTCCATTTTAATGGAACTTATCCTGATATTAAAGTATTTGATTCTTACCCAAAAGATTTTGTTCAAACTTCAAAAATCAAGTGTTGGCCAGCAGGTCATGCTAGTGGTGGTTTTGCACTTATGGCTCTATTCTTTTTATTTAAAACTGTAAAAAATCAAAAACGTGCATTAATTGGTGCTTTAATAGTTGGTTGGAGTATGGGTACATACAAGATGCTTTTAGGTGACCACTTTTTAAGTCATACAATTATTACTATGTTGTTAGCTTGGCTTATTATTTTATTAATAGTAAAATTAACACAATTCAAACAAAAGGTAACCCTTGAGAAATCAACCTAA
- a CDS encoding diheme cytochrome c encodes MKYLIFLTLIINSLFAESYSSTKTDVAPVNNQLYINECASCHFAYQPGLLPANAWTKIMKNLDKHFGTDASLAPEDFQTLSKYLEDNSAEKNMQYKRSNRIVSSIPAGQIPDSISTTPYMIKKHSELRKNMITQPEVKGLFNCVACHTTADKGIYGERDIKIPNYGRWED; translated from the coding sequence ATGAAATATTTAATTTTCTTGACACTAATTATAAACTCTTTATTTGCAGAGTCTTATTCATCTACTAAAACAGATGTTGCACCTGTAAATAATCAGTTATATATAAATGAATGTGCATCTTGCCATTTTGCTTATCAACCAGGATTACTTCCAGCTAATGCTTGGACTAAAATAATGAAAAATTTAGATAAACATTTTGGAACAGATGCCTCACTTGCACCTGAAGATTTCCAAACTTTATCAAAATATTTAGAAGATAATAGTGCAGAAAAAAATATGCAATATAAAAGAAGTAATAGAATTGTTTCAAGTATTCCAGCTGGACAAATTCCTGATTCAATTTCAACAACTCCTTACATGATTAAAAAACATAGTGAACTAAGAAAAAATATGATTACACAACCTGAAGTTAAAGGTTTATTTAATTGTGTTGCTTGTCATACGACAGCTGATAAAGGAATCTATGGTGAAAGAGATATAAAAATCCCAAACTATGGTAGATGGGAAGATTAA
- a CDS encoding HugZ family protein, whose translation MENKPKIMKKEEAQEELNIFLNNIKTVILSTVNQEGEPFASYSPYVQDEESNFYVFVSTAVQHSHNMYNTKKAHLLFIEDESVTNHIYARKRLYFKAHAEKFEANDERFEKIAQLFEQRHGEQASLVRVMPDSRFYKLTPSDGNLVLGFGAAFKLDTSNKKIEKLQTMNGKAHGGTHEEGLKKDA comes from the coding sequence ATGGAAAATAAACCAAAAATTATGAAAAAAGAAGAAGCTCAAGAAGAGTTGAATATTTTTTTAAACAACATAAAAACAGTAATATTATCTACAGTTAACCAAGAAGGTGAACCTTTTGCAAGTTATTCACCATATGTACAAGATGAAGAAAGTAATTTTTATGTATTTGTAAGTACAGCCGTTCAACATTCACATAATATGTACAATACAAAAAAAGCTCATTTACTTTTTATTGAAGATGAAAGTGTAACCAATCACATTTATGCAAGAAAAAGATTATATTTTAAAGCTCATGCAGAAAAATTTGAAGCTAATGATGAAAGATTTGAAAAGATTGCCCAACTATTTGAACAAAGACATGGAGAACAGGCTTCCTTAGTTAGAGTTATGCCCGATTCAAGATTTTATAAATTAACACCATCTGATGGTAATTTAGTTTTAGGATTTGGCGCAGCATTTAAACTTGATACTTCAAATAAGAAAATTGAAAAATTACAAACGATGAATGGAAAAGCCCATGGAGGAACACATGAAGAAGGATTAAAAAAAGATGCTTAA